The DNA window TCACTACTTCGAGCGCGCCATAGGTGATGCGTTCCGCCAGCGACTTCTTGCCCTGCAGCATCACTTTATTGATGAAACGCGCGAGCACTTTGCTGTTGAATTTCGGATCGGGCAGAATCTGCCGCTTCGGAGCCGGACCTTTACGAGGCATTTTTTTCCTTTGTTGTCATCCTGAGCATGTCGAGGAGTTATTTCTTCACGGAACGCTTGGCGCCGTACTTGGAGCGGCCTTGCTTGCGATTGGCGGTACCCGATGTGTCGAGCGTTCCGCGGATGATGTGGTAGCGCACGCCCGGAAGATCCTTGACGCGTCCGCCGCGCACGAGCACCACGGAGTGCTCCTGCAAATTGTGTCCGATGCCGGGGATGTATGCCGTCACTTCTTCGCCGTTGGTCAAGCGGACGCGGGCGACCTTACGAAGTGCCGAGTTCGGCTTCTTCGGGGTCACGGTCTTCACTTGCGTGCAGACGCCGCGGCGCTGCGGGTTACCCGCAACTTCGAACGTGCGTAAAGGCAGGTCAGGATGGCCCGGCTTGGGTCCGGTCTGAATGACGCGGAACGCCGGGGTTTTGACCTTTTTCTCGGCCTTCTGGCGGCCCTTGCGAACCAACTGACTAATAGTGGGCACTAATACTCCTAGAGGATTCAAAAAAACTCGGGACACAGAAATCGGGCCACACCCGGGGGTGGGCCTGAACTACGGCAGTATAGCAGGGACTTTCCGCCTCGTCAAACCCCAATGCCGCAGCATACCGCACCGTCAGCGGGTCTTGCCGGCGTCGCGAACGAGCACGATTCCGGTGCCGATCGTCCAGATTCCGTACAGGACCAATCCGAGGATCAGCGTGAGCGCTCCGTTGGGCGCGAGCACGCCTCCTTTAAAGAAGATCGAGAGCGTTGAGATGCCCGCTCCCAGCGCCGAGACGAAGCCGAGCGCCGTGAGCAGCGGCGGAAAGCTGTGGTGACGGCGCGAGCTGAGGCTCGCGGCCAAAACGTAGATCGCGAGCGGTATGTAGAGCAGAATTCCCGATATGGCAAAGGCATCGTAGAGAACGCGCAGGGCGACGGCCCCGAGGTCGCCCGCGTGATAGCCGAGCACCGCCTGGAAGACGGCCGACACGAGCGCCACGACGGCCGTGAGCAGGCCGGCCGCCAGCAGGTAGTCGCCCAAGCCTTCGTCCTGGCCGGGCGCCTGGCGCAGATAGGCGCGCAATCCAACGACGTACCATAGAAAGAACGCGATCCCCGGAAAGGCCAGCCACGACGCGAGCAGCAGCATGGATTGATGCGCGGTCACGTAGCTCGCGATCTCGGCCGCCGAGGCGTTCAGCGGCGGCGGCGTTCCCGGGATCAACCCGGCTACGAGCAGCACGATAACGTAGGCGACCGCCGAATAGCCGGCCGATCGCTCGGCATGAATGTTGTACATCGGTCTTACCTTTGCGGCACGCCGGCCTTGCCCCTCGAAGCAGCGGCGCACCGGGAGGTCGTCGAATCGGCGGCGAGTGAGGCAGAACCGGCTGGGGGTGCTCGATGGGTTGCGCGGCATCGCCGTGCTGCTCGTGCTCTGGTATCACGTTTGGGAGATTTCGTGGCTCCCGGCCCCGCTGCCGGCGTGGCAGTTTATTCCCGAGACCGGTTTTGTCGGCGTCCACTTGTTCT is part of the Candidatus Baltobacteraceae bacterium genome and encodes:
- the rpsL gene encoding 30S ribosomal protein S12, whose product is MPTISQLVRKGRQKAEKKVKTPAFRVIQTGPKPGHPDLPLRTFEVAGNPQRRGVCTQVKTVTPKKPNSALRKVARVRLTNGEEVTAYIPGIGHNLQEHSVVLVRGGRVKDLPGVRYHIIRGTLDTSGTANRKQGRSKYGAKRSVKK